In Paenibacillus sp. BIC5C1, a genomic segment contains:
- a CDS encoding serine hydrolase domain-containing protein, whose amino-acid sequence MDFKPLASFIDRITSWRIPWAEVLVMHQNDTVFRYRNGYANLEEQTPIGDGAIFNLYSMTKIMTCVAALQLVERGQMLLSDPVSDYLPEYAEMTVKKTLSSGEVRLEKATKAITVRDLFTMTAGFSYDVGSPSIQEAVQNTNGTLSTRDFAKALAKEPLLFEPGTHWNYSMCHDVLGALVEVVSGRRFGMYLQEEIIGPLGMNDTAFDLNDEQKTRLIPQYAYNDELEKAIRMDGNGFRVGTDLESGGAGLLSTVSDYALFLSALTGKGTSPKGVRILSQASIELMRTDHLNDLTRGDYSWDHMGGYGYGLGVRTHISKAGSGSLSPLGEFGWSGAAGCMAIIDPDSELTVMYAQHLLNNQEPYVHRRLRNVVYSCL is encoded by the coding sequence ATGGACTTTAAACCGCTAGCGTCATTTATTGATCGCATCACATCATGGAGAATTCCGTGGGCAGAGGTCCTTGTGATGCATCAAAATGATACCGTTTTCCGTTACCGGAATGGTTACGCCAATCTGGAGGAGCAAACGCCCATCGGCGATGGGGCGATCTTTAATCTTTACTCCATGACGAAAATTATGACCTGTGTGGCAGCGCTTCAACTTGTCGAGAGAGGGCAGATGCTGCTGAGCGATCCGGTATCCGACTATCTGCCGGAATACGCCGAGATGACGGTGAAGAAAACATTATCGAGCGGCGAGGTCAGATTGGAAAAAGCGACAAAGGCAATTACAGTACGCGACTTGTTTACGATGACTGCCGGGTTCTCCTATGATGTTGGCTCGCCAAGCATTCAGGAAGCTGTGCAGAACACCAACGGAACATTATCGACAAGAGACTTCGCGAAAGCGCTCGCCAAGGAACCGCTTCTGTTTGAGCCAGGTACGCATTGGAACTATAGTATGTGTCACGACGTGCTGGGAGCCTTGGTCGAGGTTGTAAGTGGCAGACGTTTTGGTATGTATCTGCAAGAAGAAATTATCGGGCCGCTGGGTATGAACGATACGGCGTTCGATCTGAACGATGAACAAAAGACCCGCCTGATTCCGCAGTATGCTTACAATGATGAGCTTGAAAAAGCCATCCGAATGGACGGAAACGGATTCCGGGTAGGCACGGATTTGGAGAGCGGTGGTGCCGGACTATTGTCCACCGTTAGCGACTATGCACTGTTTCTTAGCGCGCTGACGGGAAAAGGAACAAGTCCGAAAGGCGTTCGCATTCTGTCACAGGCTTCAATTGAGCTGATGCGCACAGACCATCTGAACGATCTGACCCGTGGTGATTACTCCTGGGATCATATGGGAGGGTATGGTTATGGGCTGGGTGTACGTACGCATATCTCCAAAGCTGGCAGCGGTTCGTTAAGTCCACTAGGTGAATTTGGATGGAGTGGTGCTGCGGGCTGTATGGCCATCATTGATCCAGACTCTGAACTTACGGTCATGTATGCGCAGCATCTGCTGAACAATCAGGAGCCTTATGTTCATCGGCGC
- a CDS encoding N-acetyltransferase, with translation MTVEIRACSHEDLLKLQEISIETFNDTFKDQNSPDNMRAYLERAFNAKQLEAELSNSCSDIFFVYYNDELAGYLKLNRDSGQSEQMSDDSLEIERIYIRKKYQKHGLGKYLLNKSLETAVKYKKKEIWLGVWEKNGNAIAFYKKRGFVQTSSHSFYMGDEEQIDFIMVKTLQ, from the coding sequence ATGACAGTAGAAATAAGAGCATGCAGTCACGAGGATTTACTAAAACTACAAGAAATAAGTATAGAAACATTCAACGATACATTTAAAGATCAGAATTCCCCTGACAATATGAGAGCCTATCTGGAGAGAGCATTTAACGCTAAACAGTTGGAAGCCGAATTATCCAATAGCTGTTCAGACATCTTTTTCGTTTACTACAATGATGAACTTGCCGGATATCTAAAATTGAACAGAGATAGTGGCCAGTCTGAACAAATGAGTGATGATTCACTTGAAATCGAGAGAATATATATTAGGAAAAAATATCAAAAGCATGGACTAGGTAAATATCTGCTAAATAAATCTCTGGAGACCGCAGTGAAATACAAAAAGAAAGAAATCTGGCTTGGTGTATGGGAAAAGAATGGCAATGCCATTGCTTTTTACAAGAAGAGGGGGTTTGTCCAAACCAGCTCACACTCTTTTTATATGGGGGATGAGGAACAAATCGATTTTATCATGGTCAAGACACTCCAGTAA